Proteins encoded within one genomic window of Odocoileus virginianus isolate 20LAN1187 ecotype Illinois chromosome 2, Ovbor_1.2, whole genome shotgun sequence:
- the EGR4 gene encoding early growth response protein 4 isoform X1, translating into MLHLSEFSGPDALLVKSTEGCCSEPSTDLTRLPARDPSAAAGYPGGDFLSWALSSCGAGEYLTDSCLLEGPAPTPPPGLGYSGSFFIQAVPEHPHDPEALFNLMSGILGLTPFSGSEAAASRSPLDASFSAGSDALLPGPPDLFSPDLGAAAFPEAFWEASPSAGAPSQCLYEPHLSPPDVKPSLRAPPASPALDTASTFKGPYSPWELLSAGAPGSCGSQGGYQAAPEARFPSMGAKIEDLLSISCPAELPSGPASRLYTMGTYDAFPLAPGDLGEGAESLPGLLTPPSGEGGSSGEGGEFLDGTQPELSPLSLRSAAADFPKPLVADIPASSAVPEPPGPPPAPFPPAKARRKGRRGGKCSARCFCPRPHAKAFACPVESCVRSFARSDELNRHLRIHTGHKPFQCRICLRNFSRSDHLTTHVRTHTGEKPFACDVCGRRFARSDEKKRHSKVHLKQKARAEERLKGLGFYSLGLSFAAL; encoded by the exons ATGCTCCACCTTAGCGAGTTTTCCGGCCCCGACGCGCTCCTAGTAAAGTCTACCGAGGGCTGCTGCTCTGAACCCAGTACCGACCTGACCCGGCTGCCTGCCAGGGACCCATCCGCAGCCGCCGGCTATCCGGGAG GTGATTTCTTGAGCTGGGCCTTGAGCAGCTGTGGCGCCGGGGAGTACTTAACCGACTCCTGCCTCCTGGAGGGGCCTGCGCCCACGCCTCCCCCTGGCCTCGGCTACAGTGGTAGCTTCTTCATCCAGGCAGTACCCGAACACCCGCACGATCCAGAAGCACTCTTCAACCTCATGTCGGGCATCCTAGGCCTGACACCTTTCTCCGGCTCTGAGGCGGCAGCATCCCGGTCTCCTCTGGACGCCTCTTTTTCCGCAGGCTCCGACGCCTTGCTGCCAGGTCCGCCAGACCTTTTCTCCCCCGATCTGGGCGCTGCCGCTTTCCCAGAGGCGTTCTGGGAGGCCTCGCCCTCGGCGGGCGCCCCCTCACAGTGCCTGTATGAGCCTCATCTCTCCCCACCCGACGTCAAGCCAAGCCTCCGGGCTCCTCCGGCTTCCCCTGCGCTGGACACTGCCTCGACCTTCAAAGGTCCGTACTCTCCATGGGAGCTGCTCTCAGCTGGGGCTCCAGGGAGCTGTGGGTCACAGGGAGGCTACCAGGCCGCCCCAGAGGCCCGTTTCCCCTCGATGGGGGCCAAGATTGAAGACCTGCTGTCCATCAGCTGCCCCGCGGAGCTGCCGAGTGGCCCTGCCAGCAGACTCTACACCATGGGAACCTACGATGCTTTCCCACTCGCCCCGGGTGACTTAGGAGAAGGAGCCGAGAGTCTCCCGGGGCTCCTGACCCCTCCTAGCGGGGAGGGAGGTAGTAGCGGCGAAGGCGGAGAGTTTCTAGATGGTACGCAGCCTGAGCTTTCCCCGCTGAGCCTTCGCAGCGCCGCGGCGGACTTCCCGAAACCTCTGGTGGCGGACATCCCCGCGAGCAGCGCGGTGCCTGAACCTCCTGGACCGCCGCCGGCCCCATTCCCCCCAGCCAAGGCGCGGCGCAAGGGCCGCCGGGGCGGCAAGTGCAGCGCACGCTGCTTCTGCCCTCGGCCGCATGCAAAGGCATTTGCTTGCCCGGTGGAGAGCTGTGTGCGCAGTTTCGCGCGCTCCGACGAGCTCAACCGCCACCTGCGCATCCACACTGGCCACAAGCCCTTCCAGTGCCGCATCTGCCTCCGCAACTTCAGCCGCAGCGACCACCTTACCACACACGTGCGCACGCACACGGGAGAGAAGCCCTTTGCCTGCGACGTGTGCGGCCGCCGCTTCGCGCGCAGCGATGAGAAGAAACGGCACAGCAAGGTGCACCTCAAGCAGAAGGCGCGCGCCGAGGAGCGGCTCAAGGGCCTTGGCTTTTATTCGTTGGGCCTCTCCTTCGCAGCCCTGTGA
- the EGR4 gene encoding early growth response protein 4 isoform X2, with amino-acid sequence MLHLSEFSGPDALLVKSTEGCCSEPSTDLTRLPARDPSAAAGYPGAGDFLSWALSSCGAGEYLTDSCLLEGPAPTPPPGLGYSGSFFIQAVPEHPHDPEALFNLMSGILGLTPFSGSEAAASRSPLDASFSAGSDALLPGPPDLFSPDLGAAAFPEAFWEASPSAGAPSQCLYEPHLSPPDVKPSLRAPPASPALDTASTFKGPYSPWELLSAGAPGSCGSQGGYQAAPEARFPSMGAKIEDLLSISCPAELPSGPASRLYTMGTYDAFPLAPGDLGEGAESLPGLLTPPSGEGGSSGEGGEFLDGTQPELSPLSLRSAAADFPKPLVADIPASSAVPEPPGPPPAPFPPAKARRKGRRGGKCSARCFCPRPHAKAFACPVESCVRSFARSDELNRHLRIHTGHKPFQCRICLRNFSRSDHLTTHVRTHTGEKPFACDVCGRRFARSDEKKRHSKVHLKQKARAEERLKGLGFYSLGLSFAAL; translated from the exons ATGCTCCACCTTAGCGAGTTTTCCGGCCCCGACGCGCTCCTAGTAAAGTCTACCGAGGGCTGCTGCTCTGAACCCAGTACCGACCTGACCCGGCTGCCTGCCAGGGACCCATCCGCAGCCGCCGGCTATCCGGGAG CAGGTGATTTCTTGAGCTGGGCCTTGAGCAGCTGTGGCGCCGGGGAGTACTTAACCGACTCCTGCCTCCTGGAGGGGCCTGCGCCCACGCCTCCCCCTGGCCTCGGCTACAGTGGTAGCTTCTTCATCCAGGCAGTACCCGAACACCCGCACGATCCAGAAGCACTCTTCAACCTCATGTCGGGCATCCTAGGCCTGACACCTTTCTCCGGCTCTGAGGCGGCAGCATCCCGGTCTCCTCTGGACGCCTCTTTTTCCGCAGGCTCCGACGCCTTGCTGCCAGGTCCGCCAGACCTTTTCTCCCCCGATCTGGGCGCTGCCGCTTTCCCAGAGGCGTTCTGGGAGGCCTCGCCCTCGGCGGGCGCCCCCTCACAGTGCCTGTATGAGCCTCATCTCTCCCCACCCGACGTCAAGCCAAGCCTCCGGGCTCCTCCGGCTTCCCCTGCGCTGGACACTGCCTCGACCTTCAAAGGTCCGTACTCTCCATGGGAGCTGCTCTCAGCTGGGGCTCCAGGGAGCTGTGGGTCACAGGGAGGCTACCAGGCCGCCCCAGAGGCCCGTTTCCCCTCGATGGGGGCCAAGATTGAAGACCTGCTGTCCATCAGCTGCCCCGCGGAGCTGCCGAGTGGCCCTGCCAGCAGACTCTACACCATGGGAACCTACGATGCTTTCCCACTCGCCCCGGGTGACTTAGGAGAAGGAGCCGAGAGTCTCCCGGGGCTCCTGACCCCTCCTAGCGGGGAGGGAGGTAGTAGCGGCGAAGGCGGAGAGTTTCTAGATGGTACGCAGCCTGAGCTTTCCCCGCTGAGCCTTCGCAGCGCCGCGGCGGACTTCCCGAAACCTCTGGTGGCGGACATCCCCGCGAGCAGCGCGGTGCCTGAACCTCCTGGACCGCCGCCGGCCCCATTCCCCCCAGCCAAGGCGCGGCGCAAGGGCCGCCGGGGCGGCAAGTGCAGCGCACGCTGCTTCTGCCCTCGGCCGCATGCAAAGGCATTTGCTTGCCCGGTGGAGAGCTGTGTGCGCAGTTTCGCGCGCTCCGACGAGCTCAACCGCCACCTGCGCATCCACACTGGCCACAAGCCCTTCCAGTGCCGCATCTGCCTCCGCAACTTCAGCCGCAGCGACCACCTTACCACACACGTGCGCACGCACACGGGAGAGAAGCCCTTTGCCTGCGACGTGTGCGGCCGCCGCTTCGCGCGCAGCGATGAGAAGAAACGGCACAGCAAGGTGCACCTCAAGCAGAAGGCGCGCGCCGAGGAGCGGCTCAAGGGCCTTGGCTTTTATTCGTTGGGCCTCTCCTTCGCAGCCCTGTGA